Proteins encoded within one genomic window of Solanum stenotomum isolate F172 unplaced genomic scaffold, ASM1918654v1 scaffold14311, whole genome shotgun sequence:
- the LOC125850146 gene encoding cytochrome P450 CYP72A219-like, translating into MEYLSLVGVEMIATTCVAILLVIYTWKVLNWAWFRPKKFEKYLRKSGLKGNPYKLLYGDLKELTNKLNEAKSKPINFSDDVPQRLIPFFCDSINKNGKNSFAWLGPKPIVFITEPSLIKIIFEKHYVYHKNKHSNPFAKLLVQGLVTLEEQKWAKHRKIINPAFHFEKLKHMVPAFYQSCSEMISKWEEAVPKETSVELDVWPHFQLMTGEVISRTAFGSSYEEGRIVFELQKEQAEYVMEQVFSIYIPGSRFLPSKKKKRMLEIEKEIQATIRRIIDKRLMAMKAGETSTNNEDLLGILLESNTKEIEQHGNKDFGMTTIEVIEECKLFYFAGQDTTSVLLVWTMILLCLHREWQVRAREEVLNVFGNEKPDFEGLSRLKIVTMILYETLRLFPPAPIYGRRNKDEVKLGELSLPAEVLLVIPAILVHYNKELWGEDTKEFKPERFSEGVSKATNGQVSFIPFGWGPRICIGQNFAMMEAKMTIAMILQKFSFELSPSYTHAPVAVEAIHPQYGAPLLMRKL; encoded by the exons ATGGAGTACTTATCACTTGTGGGAGTAGAGATGATAGCAACAACTTGTGTTGCAATTTTGTTAGTAATTTACACATGGAAAGTGTTGAATTGGGCATGGTTTAGgccaaaaaaatttgagaaatacttGAGAAAGAGTGGTCTTAAGGGAAATCCATACAAATTACTCTATGGAGATTTGAAAGAGCTTACAAATAAACTCAATGAAGCCAAATCTAAGCCCATCAATTTCTCTGATGATGTACCTCAAAGGCTCATCCCTTTTTTCTGTGACTCCATCAATAAAAATG GTAAAAATTCTTTTGCCTGGCTAGGCCCCAAGCCTATAGTATTCATCACAGAACCTTCacttataaagataatttttgaaaaacattatgTGTATCACAAGAATAAGCATTCTAATCCATTCGCGAAGTTATTGGTTCAAGGTCTCGTTACCCTTGAGGAACAGAAATGGGCTAAGcatagaaaaatcatcaatcccGCCTTCCATTTTGAGAAACTAAAG CATATGGTTCCAGCATTTTATCAGAGTTGTAGTGAAATGATAAGCAAATGGGAGGAGGCTGTTCCAAAGGAAACATCAGTCGAGCTCGATGTATGGCCACACTTTCAACTAATGACAGGTGAAGTCATTTCTCGAACTGCATTTGGGAGTAGCTATGAAGAAGGGAGAATAGTATTTGAACTTCAGAAAGAACAAGCTGAGTATGTAATGGAACAAGTTTTTTCGATTTATATACCAGGGTCGAG GTTCTTGCCtagtaagaagaagaaaagaatgttgGAAATCGAAAAGGAAATTCAAGCGACAATTAGGCGTATCATTGACAAAAGATTGATGGCGATGAAAGCAGGGGAGACTAGTACTAATAATGAAGATTTATTAGGCATATTACTTGAATCCAATACGAAAGAAATTGAACAACATGGAAACAAAGATTTCGGAATGACAACAATAGAAGTGATTGAAGAGTGCAAGTTATTCTATTTTGCTGGACAAGATACCACTTCAGTGTTGCTCGTATGGACGATGATATTACTGTGCCTACATCGAGAGTGGCAAGTACGTGCAAGAGAGGAGGTTTTGAATGTATTCGGAAATGAAAAACCAGATTTTGAAGGACTTAGTCGTCTAAAAATT GTGACAATGATCTTGTACGAGACGTTAAGGCTATTTCCCCCAGCACCGATATATGGTAGAAGGAACAAAGATGAAGTAAAATTGGGTGAGCTGAGTCTGCCAGCTGAAGTACTACTCGTTATACCCGCAATCTTAGTACACTATAACAAGGAATTATGGGGTGAAGACACGAAGGAATTCAAACCAGAAAGATTCAGTGAAGGAGTGTCAAAGGCAACAAACGGACAAGTCTCGTTTATTCCATTTGGTTGGGGACCCCGAATTTGCATTGGACAAAACTTTGCAATGATGGAAGCAAAAATGACAATAGCAATGATACTACAAAAGTTCTC
- the LOC125850145 gene encoding cytochrome P450 CYP72A219-like: MLPAFYVSCREMLSKWEEIVPKGTSFELDVWPDLQIMSSEVISRTSFGSSYEEGRTVFELQNEQAEYVIRIARSIHIPGSRFLPTKMNRRMLKIEKEIQTTIRRIIDKRLRAIEGGETSKDDLLGILLESNMKEIELHCRKDFGMTISDVVDECKLFYFAGQETTSVLLVWTMILLCLHPEWQVRAREEVLHVFGNNKPDLEGLNRLKIVTMILYETLRLFPPLPSSGRRTEEEVKLGELNLPAGVQLIIPTILLHYDKEVWGEDAKEFKPERFSEGVSKAMKGQVSFIPFSWGPRVCIGQNFAMMEAKMAIAMIVQKFSFELSPSYTHAPFAIVTIHPQYGAPLLMRKL; this comes from the exons ATGCTGCCAGCATTTTATGTGAGTTGTAGAGAAATGCTAAGCAAATGGGAGGAAATTGTTCCAAAGGGAACATCATTCGAACTCGATGTATGGCCAGACCTTCAAATAATGTCCAGTGAAGTCATATCTCGTACATCATTTGGGAGTAGCTATGAAGAAGGAAGAACAGTATTTGAACTTCAGAACGAACAAGCTGAGTATGTAATCAGAATAGCACGTTCAATTCATATACCAGGATCAAG GTTCTTGCCTACTAAAATGAACAGAAGAATGCTGAAAATcgaaaaggaaattcaaacgaCAATTAGGCGTATCATTGACAAAAGATTGAGAGCAATCGAAGGAGGGGAGACTAGTAAAGATGACTTATTGGGCATATTACTTGAATCCAATATGAAAGAAATTGAACTTCATTGTAGAAAAGATTTTGGAATGACTATATCAGACGTGGTAGACGAGTGCAAATTATTCTATTTTGCTGGACAAGAGACCACTTCAGTGTTACTCGTATGGACAATGATTTTGCTCTGCTTACATCCAGAGTGGCAAGTACGTGCCAGAGAGGAGGTGTTGCACGTCTTTGGAAATAATAAACCAGACTTGGAAGGACTAAATCGCTTGAAAATT GTAACGATGATCTTGTACGAGACATTAAGGCTATTCCCTCCATTGCCATCATCTGGTAGAAGGACTGAAGAGGAAGTGAAATTGGGGGAGCTAAATCTACCAGCCGGAGTGCAACTCATTATACCCACAATCCTATTACATTATGATAAGGAGGTATGGGGTGAAGACGCGAAGGAATTCAAACCAGAGAGATTCAGTGAAGGAGTGTCAAAGGCAATGAAAGGACAAGTCTCGTTTATCCCATTTAGCTGGGGACCGCGTGTTTGCATCGGACAAAACTTTGCAATGATGGAAGCAAAAATGGCGATAGCAATGATAGTACAAAAGTTCTCCTTTGAACTCTCACCATCATATACACATGCTCCATTTGCAATAGTGACTATTCATCCTCAGTATGGCGCTCCTCTGCTTATGCGCAAGCTTTAA